The segment ATCACTTCAATAATAAAGCAAAAATATATAGAATATAACTGACTTATTATTAGATCAACAATAGGTCGAATGTCATTGACTAATAAAAAGTTCAATATTATCTAAATTctctataaataataaatatttcaaaaggagAAGAATTTAGAAATAATTACAGAAAAACAAACCAAGTCATTATTAATTTTTTcataaacatcaaaatattcaatgTAGCGGCATCTACAAAACTATCAAACACGTGCATTTTTCCATCTATATTAACAATAAAAAAGGCCCTGACACATTTACCTTTAATTCTGACATATGGTGGCTTTTAATTTTTGATAATCCCTTTTCAGAATTGATAAGTGGAAGTCGTATTCTTGTATTGTCAAAAGCTAAGTAGACATATATTGTAAGCTTGTACAAtccaataaaaatcaatttttgctCAAATCGTTTTTAaactaaactatatatatatatatatatatatatatatatatatatatatatatatatatatatatatatatatatatatatatatatatatgccataATAGTATGCCAAAATACAAaagcaaaatattaaaaaattatatatgtattgctatttctataaaaaaaaacattaaaaatcatTGAAAACGACACTACTATTAAACATAAGCAATAAGGATAAAATCAATTGCAAAAGAACTATTTACATGTTATTTCATTGCCACAAGCACTAAGAAACATGTTGCTACCACCATTTCTCCGTGTTTTTTCGTAGATAATTAGCATACCTCTTGAACAAGAAAAAGTTAAAGTTTACACCAACTTATCTTtaataattaatgtgttttaaaaTGAATTGATAAAAGGTGCACCAATTTGATACCCAATAATAGAAAAGACATTTCACTTCGAATGAAATATGCTTTTTCACATCGAATGCCATTATGATATAAGGTAACATGTAATGATAATTCAGTCATATATCACATCGAATGACTGGCTAGgatgaaaaattataatttacattGGTTATTGTATAATACTGAAGTAATCTCCCTATTTAGCTCAAGGCTATAGTTTAGCTTAAGTGATAATCCTACTTTTCTATCCAAGCTAGCAATTTAGCCGAAATAGTAACTCTGCTTTTCAACTCGATCATCCAATTCAACTGAAGTGAAAACCTTACTTTTCAATTTAAGTCTTGAATATTCTAAATTCATGAGTACCAGAGTGTTCACCTTCTAAAAATATAATTGCTTACATAAGTAAACTTTCTAAAAATATAATTGCTTACATAAATGATTTTTAAATGTGTAATTGATAGGGAATAAAAATAGTGAATTTGATAAGTATacaatttggaaaaaaaaaactttatattaataatttattttccttACCTCGGTGATAAATTTTCACGCAAAAGAGTCGATTTCAGAACCATCTTGATAAGAACCAATCTTTGACATCATAGAGAAAATTGAAGTAAGCATGCCTCCATGTCCGCTTCAATAAAAGCGTACTAAATACTATCCAAAAACTTGTTGCAAATCCAACTCCCATACCCATATAGAACCATTGCATTACCTCAGATTCTTTCTCATCATTTTCCATCAATTTTGTGTCACCACCACCCGGGGCTTCATTGTTGTTGCATTTCTCAATAAGTGGAGTTCCACAAAGTTGAGGATTTCCAATATAACTGAGATTTGAAAAGCCTTGAAGTTGAGCTCCTAACGGGATTTGACCTTGAAAGTTGTTGAAGGAGAGATTCAACACTTCAAGAAATGACAGAGAAGACATGGTTTGAGGAATTTCTCCTGATAGTGTGTtatttgagaaatcaagtgactCTAATGCTTTCGTGTTTCCTATTTCTTCTGGTATGGTTCCAATTAATTGGTTTTGTGACAAGTTTAAGGATTGTAATCTAGTGAGACTGAATGTTTCTGAAGGTATTATACCCGACAAATGGTTGTTAGAAAAATCAATAAGATGCATATAGTAAGGATAGTCTAAGTAATTCCCTTTTGCTAGCAATAGAACAGGAATGGTATATATTGTAAATCCATATTGAGTTTCAATATTAATTTGAATTTCATCACTTTCTGAAGTATTATTAGAAATCATGGCAGTGATATTATGTAGGCAGTGAGGTATTGTTCCTGTGAATCTATTACTTGCGAGTTCCAAGACCAAGAGGGAATGTAGTTGGCATATTTGTAGAGGAATATCACCACTAAATTCATTTGATTAGTTGAAGATCTTTTACATCCTTTCCAATCCAATTTGATATATTTCCAGAAAATTTATTTCTTCCAAGATTAACAATCACAAGTTTtggtaaattttttaataaatttcttccagaaaatttatttcttcaaatttctttTCTCTATCATATTTTGGCATAAGAGAGAGGAAAGAGATCCAGACAAATTGTTATCCCTTATTTGAAAAACATTCATATTTGAAGTTAATCTAGGAAGACCACCACTCAAACCATTTCTATTCAGCATTACAATTTTAGAGTTCAAAAATACATTGGACATGTCCCAAGGCATGTTATTGTCAGTTAGATAAAGAGATGCACAGTTATTTGCCAAACTCCAAAATATATCTTGAGAATCATTTTTAAAACTGGATTTTTCAATGTCtaaagaaattagagatttgtGTGTATACAACCATGGAAAATGTTTAAGATCTGCATACCCCAAGGTGAGATCTGTAAGTTTAAAAGGAGGAATCCATTGGAAATCAAAATCAAAGACAAAAGCTGGTGAATCCAATGCTAACCCTTGTAACATTGAGAGATTGGCAAAATTTCTAGCAGACACAACTCCAGACAATAAAGGATTTCTATCAAGAAACAACTCCTCCAAATTAGACAGTTTCCCTAAACTTTCAGGAAGGCTTCCAGTCAAGTTGTTTGAAGAAACATCGAGGAGTATTAATGATGAAAGATTTTGATACAACAAAAGTTCATAATTATCAGATAAAAGTAAGTCTCGCCACCAAATTGAATCCCTTTTCTCAATAACGGATATATCTCCAACAAGCACCTTCCTCTTCATGTTACCGTATCTCGACTCAATAATACCCCGCCAAACAACCTTATCTTccgttaggatcctccatttccATTTACTTAAAAGCGCTACATTCATCACCTCCACATTCTTGATCCCTAATCCTTCTTCATCTACCGATTTGCACACAATCTCCCAACTCACCCAATTGATGGATCTTTTGACGTCACTACCactctaaagaaattttctttgaaTGGCGGTAATCTCACTAAGGACCTTGGAAGGGGCATTGTAAAACGAGAGAGAGTAAATAGGTAAAGCACTTAACACGACATTTATCAAACACACGTGACCGGCTATATTTAGATGCACACCTTTCCACACCGCCAATCTATTCTTCATAACCAAAATCAACTCCCGCCACATTGAATATTTCCTCGGGCTATCTCCCACTCTCACTCCAAGAAATTTAAACGGTAATCTATCAATCTTACAAGATAGGAAGATAGAAGCCGTCTCGAGATACCCTTCACCAACAATAACACCGAAAATGTTGCTCTTTTGGAAATTAATCCTCAAACCCGACATAATCTCAAATCCTCTATTATTATTGTGTCATCCGCGAATTAGAGCAAGCTAACTTCCACATTATCATTAATCTTGAAAGCACGGAAGTCTCCAATAGAGATAGCCTTTTTCATCAACGCCGTTAGAACCTCTGTGACCAAAACGAAtaaaaaaggagaaagaggatccCCTTGCCGAAGCCCCTTCTCCACGAAGAAATCCTTAGTGGTGCTACCATTGATGAGAACGGACATTTTGCTAGAAAAAAATCATACTTTCCATCCATTTTATCCAAATGGCGCCAAAACCCATCTTGGTTAAAACATAGGTCAAGAACTTCCAATTAACACGGTCATAGGCTTTCTCAAAGTCTACTTTCAACACCACCCAACTCCTTTTATACCTTTTAGCTAGGTCCAACACCTCGTTTACCACTAGAACCCCATCCGCTATGTTTCTTCCCGGAATAAAGGTCGTTTGATTATAAGATACCAACTTACCTACAACCTCTCTCAACCTTCTAGCTAAGATTTTTGCCAAAATCTTGTACAAACTTCCTACTAGACAAATCGGTCTATACTCCAATAAAGATTGAGGATTTCTAAATTTTGGGATTAAATCCACAAAAATGAAGAGGTGCATCCTTTAGTGAGTCTTGCTTTTTTGAAGAAATCCTCCACGAATCTTAACACATCACTCTTTATCGTTTCCCAACAAAGTTGGAAAAACTCAAGGGTGAAACCATCCGGACCCGGGCTCTTGTTGCCATCACAATCCCAAACCGCCTCATTTATCTCTTCCTTCGATGGCTCCCTCTCCAACCATATCCTATCCTCCTCACCTAAACGATTAAGAGACAAACCCTCCGGCACCACCCTGTTGAAATCTTTTTCtttaaagaaattctcaaaatgaTTTTTTACCTCCGCCTTCACCTCATCAACTCCTTCCACCCTTCCATCTCTTCCTTCCAAGAACAATATAGCATTCTTACGGTTCCTCTTCTTGATGGAATTATGGTAGAACCGAGTATTTTGTCTCCATCCTTCAACCACAACTGTCTAGACTTGAGCCTTAACATACTCTCTTTCAAACTTAATGTTTTCCACATATCACTAGTTGCTTTCCTTCTCGTCTCTACCACCTCATCTATGTTGCCCCCATAATTATCCACAAAAAGAACATCCGCCTCATTTATAAAATCCACATCTTTGTCCACTTTTAGATCAATCCATCTGAAAATCTCCTGGTTCCACTCTTTTAGACTCGCTTTCAATCTTTTTAATTTCTCAAACAACACGAAATCCCCTCGACCTTTAATCGATATCTTCGACCACTCCTCGTGAATAAAGTCTTTAAAATATTCATGCTTGAACCACGCATTGTTAAATTTGAAAGGCTTTGGTCCCCAATCAATAAAACCATAGAAAAAAATAATAGGCGCATGATCTGAGATATCCCTCTTGCCTATCCGATGATCCACCACGCCCCACACATCAATCAAATTTTTCGAAACCAAAAACCTATCAAGCCTACTCATTGCTTTCCCTTTGTCTTTGAACCAAGTAAATTTCCCTCCCACACACGGAATATCTTCAACCCCCATAAGACCAATGAATTCCAGGAACTCGTCCATGCCTCTTCTACATAAGTTATCTCCACCCCCTAATCTTTCAACACTACTCGTGACCTCATTAAAGTCACCACCAATGCACCATTCAGAATTAGAGTTTCTTCCCCTGACTTCCAGCAACGACCGCCACAACCTTCTCCTATCCGCTGCACTACAAGGAGCATATATGTTTACTAGATTGATATTCAGACCTTTCCAATCGGCATTTATTCCTACATACCCATTTCCAGCGAAACTGTAAATAACATCCAACAAACCTTTCTTCCATAAGATAACAGTTCCCCCTGCCGCACCAATCGAATTGCCATCCGTCCATTCCAGGTCGTTACCTCCCCAAAAGGACCTAGCCAAATTATCGTTAAATCGAGACAATTTTGTTTCCTGCAGGAACAAAATATCCACCTTCCTAGAGTTTAATAAAAAGCTAATCCTCCTTCTTTTTGATGCAAAACCACCCCCTCTAATATTATAAGATAGAAGATTCATGGTTCCTTACTGTTATTCGCCTTCTGCACCAACTCTTCCTCTTTACCTTTCCTTTCTAGATATTCCATCTTTTTGATACCCACACAATCATCCTTTGATCCAGACACGCCTAAGTTTACAATAGAGTTCCACATTTTCCTACCCACCTCTGAATACGACGGATTCATCAATCTACTATTACAATGGATCACTTCAGAATCAGTGTGAGATAAGCAGGGAATAAACGTACCATTTGAAATTTCATCTTCATCAGCTTCAGAAATGATCGCGGGCGACAATGGTATCTCCATCCTTTTGATACTCCTGGGTGCAATGCTCGCAGAATAAGAAGGTTTTGGGTCCACTAGTTTGCCCAAATCCTGCAgagatcttttctttctttgttttttctttatGCTCCCCTTCTTAAATTTGGTCGAAATAGCATTTTTGCAAGCAAGATCGAAAGACAATGGGCCTTGAGAAGTGTCTAAATTCTCCTCCGGCCCAATAGCATTTTCAGCATTTTTCTCTCCTGACGTGGTCCCCACTTCAAAACAATTGACTGTATCTTTCACAAAAGAAACGCTTTCCTCACCTTCACTATCCCCGAGGCTCCCTTTGGTATCATTACATGCATTAAATGCATGAGACACACCAAACACATTCTCTTGCAAACGCTTATTTTCAATGAAATCCGTAGCTGTAATTTTATCTAAAAAAGTGACATTGTTCTCCTTATTCCTAATTATTGCCATACTTGACACGTTCTCCTCTACATCTCTAGACTCCCCTTCCCCTTCAAATGTCTCTTTCAAAGCCTTTTCAGACAGCTGAATATCGGGAACTGCACAAACCTCTTCATTTTCTTCGCTTGACTGAAATCCCTTCGCCGGAGAGGAAATGTAGTCAGAACCATCCTCTTCCATTCCCTTGACCGCCCCTTCTGATTCTAGCTGAGAAAAACCCTCTTCCCTCATGAAGATTTTGAAAGATATTCCATCTACCAAAACCAGGAACTCCTCGTTGATGATCATTTGTTTGTTCGTTTTTAAAAGAATTATGGCTGCATTCATCTTGACCCTGTTAATGGTCGAAGCATCACACTTCACAAAAGACCCTAAAGTATCTGCCAATAGCTTGAAGATTTTGAAACCCCAAGCATGACACGGTATGCCCGAAACGTTCACCCACACCAGCCTATCCATATCCACATGCTTAGGTTCCCATGGTTTGATCTGGCTAAACCAATGTTCCCTCCAGCATCTTCTCTCCACTATGAACATTTCCACCTCACCAAAGACAAGGTCTTCAAGCAAACAAAGAGATGGTCCTAGTAATGTGACCCTGATAGAGAAGATACCTTCCTCCAGAAAAACACGCTTTATCTCAGAAGTATCACTTGGATCCCTTAGCACCCTCGTAAACGCTCTGCCATATCTGATCTGATCCTCCTCTTCCGATAACATCTTCAGCGTTCTAACTTGAGGCACCTCTCCCTTTACCACTTCATTAAGCTTCCTGTTTGCTTAAACCTCCGAAAACGATCTTTTGTCAACCCAGCCTCCGTTACAAGAACCTTGACGCATTGTATCTGCCTTAACAGTTGCAGATCCTCCATGATTAGAGCCGAACTTTAAGGCCTTCTTAGTAGCGTTATCTTGCCTTTTGAACCTCGGGAGATTAGCGTGCACTTTCCTTCCATCAAGGAAGACATTGTCTAGTTTAGTAGCCAAGTTCTGTTCATCAGCAACGTTGGCAAAACGAGCAAAGAAATATCTTCGCCCTCTCTTATCCCTCTTAGCCGGAATGACGACCTCAACAATGTCTCCAAAGTCCTTCAGCTTAAAAAGTAAATCTCTTGCTCTCcatccttctccaaattcaataatGAAAAAGGATGAAACCTCTGCGTCTGATCCCCTCATTCCTTCTTCTACCTCCACATCCCAAGCTACATTTCCTCTAAAAATTGCCTTCCTCCTTTGGACCTTTCTCCAGCCTCCTTCTTGGAAGTTTGACATGTGCATGGTCAActaccaaaccctaaaaaaagataagaacttttttcaaaaagaagaGAGAGGTTGGAGCTTCTCTCTCATCTCGCGAGGCACAGGTTttactcaaaaagttgggtaaagctACATTCAGTGTAAAATATCTTGGAAACAACaaacaattatattatttaataaataaataagtatgttaaaattaaatggtatcttgtgattggttgaaggtacactaccaaactttttgtgatgggtagagaagttgtccccaaaCCAAAAGAGAATGGTGGTTTAGGGGTTAGAGATGTGGGCGAGATTAATAAGGTGCTCCTTCTCAAGTGGAAATGGAGAATCCTAAAGGAAGAAAAGGCTATTTTGAGTAGGGTTTTGGAGTTGAGATACAAAGATCCAAAACTCAAGGTGCAAGCTTCTAATGAGGAAGTTCTTAACATGAAAGATTCCATTTGGTGGAGGGACATTATCTATAATGACGTAAAAGTGGATTTCAACGATGAAGGTTTCATGAGTTGTGTTCAATGCAAATTAAATAAaggaaatcacattttttttggTCTAGTTTATGGTTGGGAGATCAAACTTTACGCTCTAAATTCCCGGATTTGTTTGATATCTCAACTATTAAATTATGCTATGTTGACGATGCCTTCTCTTTGATTAATGGCGAAATATGCTGGCAGATTAATGATTTCATAGGGACGCCGCTGTTGTCTCGTTCATCAACTCCAGCATTATCATCAAGGCGCAGTGGGAACAACTCTGGAATATGCTGGCAACAGTCACTCCTATCAGCGGAACAACAGATTTTTTTGTATGGAGTCCGAACAACAATGGTGAGTTCTCCGTTGCTAGCGTTTCCGCAGGGGTTTCTAATTCTAAGGCTTATGCTTTGCTTCCATCAACGGTGAATATGCTGAAGGTTGTGTGGAACTTGTTAATTCCACCAAAGATTAAGATATTCTC is part of the Vicia villosa cultivar HV-30 ecotype Madison, WI unplaced genomic scaffold, Vvil1.0 ctg.003066F_1_1, whole genome shotgun sequence genome and harbors:
- the LOC131640339 gene encoding uncharacterized protein LOC131640339; amino-acid sequence: MSVLINGSTTKDFFVEKGLRQGDPLSPFLFVLVTEVLTALMKKAISIGDFRAFKINDNVESNIFGVIVGEGYLETASIFLSCKIDRLPFKFLGVRVGDSPRKYSMWRELILVMKNRLAVWKGVHLNIAGHVCLINVVLSALPIYSLSFYNAPSKVLSEITAIQRKFL